The genomic region taaACAGTCGATAgtatccaactaatagtcccttctaccggtaacacaagttcttctaccggtaaccaaaatctatctatcgataaccaaccataatagctagtgttgacatcaatgacaaaacataatcaattccttcatattgccaacagtcTCTTCTTTGCCAGATCTCTGGGTGCATTGGGGTAAGTCCCATGTTAAAACCCCTTTTGATgtagccataactggtaaaaaccctcaaaagagtcaaccgacttataCAGCATGAGAGACACAATGCAAATAGAAAGAAAACATAACCAATtcatataaatagatcatattcaagccatagaacttTCGGCAATCATCCAATAATCattagattatcatcaaagaatatccggtagttaaccggttatatgcaggcttcaagccggatacaatccaaccgggactctaagaatcaactggatcagaacatatgaatctcaatccttattctcagttctatTTCCTtttcccctacaaatgattacataacatcatatttatacccatcggaacatatccgggttggcctcaaaatattacattcaccaatgcaagaaaatgaaacatgtaattaggtcagccctaagatttaagaaatctttccagaaaataacaaccaagtgatgtggttcagcaggaaggtcggccacacaccaaagaacattggacaagaccaaAGATGGATCCAAATGCCAAGAATCGTGtcgaaaatgaaggaaaaccaaccaataagcacaagaactatcccgggaACCCAAGAACAACCAATCGGAAGCAATAACTGaccagagaagaacccaaatgaactagaaacctGGAATCAATCACATGAAACTGCCAGTAAAATACAAACAAGATCTACCATGAAAAACAAGCAACTACCGATACATACCGGTAAGAGTactaaaactgcacaaagaactaaacaagaaaagaaatgattttgggtgatgcaagattgctcatcgaccggggatgctcctgcatcagacaacccaggtagaaaaagattttccatgagaggaaactcatgaacatctaaatggatttggaatgaagatcccatgctcatttatgatccaaacatcttatTTATCTACCAACCTCTGCTCTACCTCTCCCGGTGCTCTAACCAGCTTCTCTAACCTATGACTctccttgtttctctttcttttcttcagatcTACAGATTGCCTTTGTTTTTGCAATTCTGATTTGGTTCTACCATAAGACCTTATCTAGTTTGTTACCATCATCTCCTTGGCATccggttccatctgtccatcaaactcatctgtcagatccttctgccaactcatgtcaccctcttGTATAATCTCTAcaactggttctatcagatctttcttcaaaacctctggtataacctctacaaccGATTATGTCAAACCTTCTAGTATAACCTCTACCACTAGTTTCCTGCAAATTTTCTCAGGACTTAGATTCTtcatctccttctctttctccttcaaagaaatcaatgtgaacttttgcccatccttttcaatagtaactaggtttcttcaaTAGTCATGAATAGCTCCTCtgtcatactgccaaggttttcccaacaagacttGACAAACATTCATTAACACAATATCACATAAACTTCATCTccgaaaggcccaatattaaaactcacccaacactgcttctttatctctatcttttgatcatcttgtaatcaacttacctcataaggataaGGATGCTCAAGcatcttcaacccaagcttctcaaccatctccttagatactaaattatcagtacttccactatctgcaatgaccttgcaacacttaccacctgatttgcatactgtccagaaaagactcttcctctgagtagatatggtatcctttcttctgaacataagggattctccttgcttcggTGCATAGTCAGATCCGGTACCATctggttcttcacttgccacacaacttcttgtcattcccttcttacattcataggatctatgtccaataaattctctaccggtactgcTACTACCTTTCTTGGTGTCTTATGTTCCgtttctttactccacttaggttttgactcctcttcttcaaccagtttcttcatactatcattcatcttgaatttatcctttcccttattcggttgtcttcttctcaccttctcctcagccttcaaagcatactggtaagcttcttcaattgtTGAAACCTTCAAcgtactcatctcatcttgaatgttaaaagcaagtccattgatgtacctcgccacctCTTCTCTGTCAATCTCTCCATGTCCagatctgattaccaccttgtagaattcctcagtatactccttcacagtcatgtttctttgtttcaggttttgcgacttcttgaacaactccatttcatagtctcctagtatgaccttggccttcaaccttgcaaccatctgtctccactgagtgatcttcaattcaccattctccactttgtctttatgtaactctttccaccacaaggcaacatgccctttcagcTTGGTCTGTGCCAACTagactctctgcgggtccttgacatcctcaaactcaaagtagtcctctagCTCTCTGATCCAATTGATCAAATCTTCCGGgttcaacattctggaaaagttagaaacctcaattTTATGCATTTTACTTGTTTGTGCCACTGCTCTTAGGAATATTTCCCCTCTCTCATCTTTCGGTCCTccagcttcctcaaaatcttcatcGACTTCCTTATATTCATCCTCAGAGTCAGGGTTTCTTCACAAACCAGCCAaatcattttggatttcattcctcacttcattcttgaagtcttccatcatctgttctaccctctgggggtttgttCTCCTCAGCAgcatctctccttccactctggtgaactacctcaacttgGTGACTagactaccagtttcaattgcctcccttcggcaatctattgaacacacacgcaacctgcctccaatcggtgatctgttcacctcaaggaatgcctcaatgttcgcaTATGACTCTTCCACCAGTCagtccataaccaactctgataccgattgatgcaaccataactggtaaaaacccttagaagagtcaaccggcttatgcagtGAGAGAGACATAAtgcaaacaacaagaaaacataaccaaTTCATGTAAACAtatcatattcaagccatagaaTTTTCGGTAATCATCCGGTAatcatcaaattatcatcaaagaacatacggtagttaactggttacatgcaggcttcaagccagatacaatccaaccagtactctaagaatcaactagatcacaacaTGAAAATCTCAATCTTTATTCTCAGTTCTATTTCCTCTTCCCAAACAAATGactacataacatcatatttatacccaccagaacatatctaggttggcctcaaaagattacattcaccaatgcaggaaaatgaaacgtgtaattaggtcggacttaagatttaagaaatctttttggagaataacaaccaagtgatgtggttcaacaagaaggtcagccacatgccaaagaacattggacaagacccaagatggatcccaCATGCCAAGAAGCGTGTcggaaatgaaggaaaaccagttgttaagcacaagaactatcccaggaACCCAGGAACAACCAACTAGAAGCGACAACTGACCAAAGAAGAACCCAAATGAGCTAGAAacttggaatcaaccacatgaaactgccAAAAAACTGTAAACAAGATCTGCCACGAAAAACAAGCAACTACTAGTAAATACCGGTAAGAGTAttgaaactgcacaaagaactaaataaAAGTAAAtgttttgggttgatgcaagattgctcatcgaccagggatgctcctgcatcaccttttcttcaagttgcttggGCTCTTGGTctgtcttttatcatttggcatgTTTGGCTAGAAAGGAATCAATGACTCTTTCAAGATATAAGGATGGATGTTATTCATCTGTGGTGGAAAATTATTCATTCTCTTCGTGAGACAATTGTGGCTAAGTGTGATTTGACTAGTGATGTGGATCCTTGTGACGTTGCTATTTTCTCTCATCTTACTCTTCCTCTTCAAGGGGGGTGCTCTGGTGTTTAATGGGCAGGGTGAAAGAGGTAGGTGTAGACATCCCTTATGACGAGTCAACCGGGAAGGTTGATGGACTCCACCCCTCTTGGTGTGTTAAAAATTAACATTGATGGTTCTTCTCGAGGGAACCATAGGCATGCTGGTATTGGTGGAGTTGGACATGATAGTTCAgtttattttctctatttataaAGGTTTTAATtctaataatttaatggaggctcttgccattttgTATGTTGTTCGACAATGCTCTACTCTTGGGTGGCACAATATTATATGTGAATCCGATTCTCAGGTGGTGGTGAATTTTCTATCCCAATAGGAGCATGGGGATGTTAGTTGGCACTTGGCTTTAGTTATTAGGTAGATCCTTTAGGTGTGCAACTCTCCGGATTCAGTTATTTTCACACATATTCCTAGAGAGTGGAATGGTGTCGTTGATTGTTTAGCCAAATGGGCCTCAGATCAGATGTAGAGATGGAATATAGTGGATAGGGGGCAATTGCCTCCAGATGTGGTTTTTAGGATAGATCAGCTAGTGAACAATGATAGGGCTTTCTAGTCCTTTCTTCTCATCTCTCTATTTGTATCTCTTTTATGATTGAATAATTTTTTACCCCTCTTTAagttgaacatgagttttacaatgAGGAGCACAACAGtatgaaattttaaaatgatttaagtgCAGATTTAAGATTACAATAAGAATGAAATCATTACTCTCCAAGGATATCAAGTGTATGCTCCTCTGCAATGAGTTTCATAGTTGTGAGAAAAGAAGCATAGTGATCCTTAGAAACAATTACCAACTGGGACTGAACTTGATAAAATTATGTCTTGAGCTCAAGGTTGTAGCTAATTTTCTCTTTCAAGGATTTGGCAAAAGAGGATTGCTAAAACCCAATACAAGAAAATAAACCATGCATAATAACTTTTGTAGGAGGGAAGGCATTAGAAAAAAATAACTTTGCATCTTAGAAGCCAAATATATAGTAAAATACATTgatgatgttggcattatggatgaattgattatgtgttgcattgatgttttgtcattgatgtcaacactagctgttatggttggttatcggcagacaggttttggttaccggtagaagatctagtgttatcggtagaagagactatctgttggacacttccgacatgtttggattagtggagtatgtttgattttatgtgttacatgttcctggagcatgttttggttagttggtattgactttgtaactggatgctatcatacactcttgtaaacccttaccggcattggtttaaggtttaaccgacaaaactttcattgaggaatcttgacaggatgcataaataGTGTTGGTGCGGCTcctacatggattttaggatgttgaagatgttctttgatcatgcttcaactgcatgaagacattgctttggcatggtggacccagaataggtccactgcctatctagtttatggaccgatatcatgttaacgtgtactctacacgttatcgggatgtttcaggatgttcttggattggttattattgttgtggtcttaagccgacatggcatatcattgtaatatggatttatgtaatgatctttcTGTAATATcgtttaggtggccgacctaattggtttaggccttagggttggtataaaatgatgtaagatctaattgtagatcatgggaatgaggaataagtgtcatggtcttgaaatgcaatatcatatgcgaaggagatttggtcgatcataggtgaatcgaattgggattaaggaagaggttaaaggcctccggtattgagcctaACTAGGATTGTAATTaggtatggtagatgctatctctggcaattcattattctggattgttgtccatttatcttgaggtggttataacctctctgtagtcagtgagactcttttgtaatgagcagtgcgctctaagcagtgtgccttcctgcatgtgcaggcccctcattgtatcacatactttctgcagaagtatcatctgactgtgggtaggcttctcaccgtgggttttccctttccggggtttccacgtacaaatcatggtgttatgtggtatggctgcattgtgttgattatctgtttcattgttaagttttattgcttaccggtatttgtttctactttaccggtacttaatctggttaaaggttattaagtggattaattgatataatctgttaacaactgattcaaaccccccccctcCTCCCCCCCCCCTCGcaactctcagttgttcaccagttatcctaacagatGAAAAGATTCTGATAACAAGCAATGCAGTTCTAATAAAGTTGATCTCCAATTTAGTTTTCTATTAAATATAGCAAGTTAAAATTGTTTGCCAAATTTGTTGAGCATGTTGACAAAACCAAAAAGCATGTTCCTACCATTTTCCTTGTTCAATCTCATAAGATCCATTATGAAATAATTACTAATTTAGGTAGTTAAATAGTTTTTATCATTATTGAATTCTCTCCtttttgatgatggatcattgagtGTGATCTCAATcgtcaatacaaaaaaaaaaaaaaagtaatcttTCTTatttacatgaactatgaaaaactCATGTACCTAATCCTGAAAACTTCACTACCATTTTCCTTGTTCAACCTCACAAGATCCATTGTGAAATAATTGCTAATTTAGATTgtatttaaactttaaatacttttaaatttatttatttatttatatacatccaATCATTATTCTTCCTTGTGAAGATTATATGTCTTTATTGAAATCAGTGCTACGTCTTGGGGAAGTTGTACCAAAGCTGTAATATTGTTCAACTCCAAAGAGCAATAAATGGGGGTGTATATTAATCAACGCCAGCTAAGATTCATTGGAAGAGAATGATAAACATGTTTATTTGCCAATTAATGGCCAACCTTTGAATTCCACTATCGAACACATACTTcttcaaattgatgatttgaataTTATAATGTGAAGCCCATTACCAAGTATAAGAGGATAAGCTTTAGAGTAGAGATAAGGTTGCTGTGATATTATGTATTGCTGACACATACTTTTCCGTTTTTTATTGAAatgttttataatatttaaatttttgcatttaataagattggttttaattaaaattttaacaaTAAACTAAATGCTACATAACTGAAAAATTTATTGCCTGCCATCACAAGTTCTATTCCTTGAGAGTCCATTTGTTAATTGATTCCATTCAAACTAAAAGTTCAATCTGATTTTAATTAGAAAAGATAACAGATGAATTGATACAATGTAATGACCATGGCCATGGTGGCCCATATAttcaaagaagaaaaaaattaCTAGTTTCTGCTAGATTCATTCAGAAATTGAATCTCTCTGAAGAAAATCTAGGAGGAAACATCCATTACACTTTGGACACTTGGCATCCTGCCCACATACCATGAAATACATTAAACATCTCTGACACCCAACAAGCCTCATTACAGACTCAGCCTCTTCTGCAATACTATCATTAGTTCTGACAGAGTCTTTATTTTTCTTTatggtcttgacaacttttgagGTAGACAAATTCAGTTCAAGGTCAAGTTTTCCTCCTCCTCCATTAAATATGAATTCTGATCTTTCTTCAGTTCCTTCTGAATTCAAGTAATACACTGCTCCAGTCTGCAGCACAATAACCATACATACATTAAAAATCTAAGCACACAAGCCATATATATCTGAACAAAAAATTCATCATACAGAAAGCAAAGGGAGAAGAATAGAATATATATTATTGACTGTAGAAATTGGCTAGTCCTTCTATAAACTGCAGTACAATGGATAAACTTTTTAACATATTGTGGCACGTCCTCTGGTACCATGTGGTTGAGGGGAGACTCATGACCTTGTGCCTACCACAGGAAGTTCTTGACAATCAAACCAGGTCATGTGGTGTGACGCATCCTCTCATACCACGTGGTCAAGGGGAAACTGATCCTCATGATCTTGTGCTTACCACAGAAAGCTCTTGCCAATCAAACCACATCCCCAACCCAACAAAGAagaatgattatgcccaataaacaTGATAATAAAATTGGTTTGTGCAACTCACCTTCAAGTCTAAGCACTTCTCCCACCCAAAGGGATGGCACTGCCCTTGACCCAATTCCAGGAGATCAAGCTCAATCAATTCAGACCCACAAGAAGATGAAGAATATGGTGAATTTTCTGTGCTCCTTTCCAGCAGTTGAAGAGTTGTTGAATTGCCCACATAACTAAGAGTTCTAGGCACAGGCTGTAAAGCTTCATTCCATCCATTTAacttcttctctctctcaacatcCATATTCCACAAGCCCGAATGAAAAACTTTGGTGCTCAGAAGAATGTCAGAAAGTACATATATAAGAAAGTCATGTAACTTTTCAATtatacaaaacataaaagaaagagCCAGGAGATATGGAGAAGATTACCATGACCATGGCAATTAATACAGCGTGATACCTATTAAGAGAGCCTATGGAAAACTATTCATATGTTCAAACTTTAGCTGTAATAAATTTCagtttctcaaagattttttgtcCTCATTTTCAGCAGATTTCGGTTGGCATTTGGTTTTGACTTTTCTTATTAAAAGGACAACATTTAATACCACCATTAGAACAGGGAATGTGGTCTTCAATTTGAAATATATAACTCCATCATGCATTAATTGAAGTAGTCTGACCATGGAAGTTATTATGACAGCTCAACTGCCCAattgaattttctttttcaaaacAGTTCTCCTTCAAGTTTATTAAAATGTATTATTCTTTACTATGCAAACAAAACAATTATTTTCCCTCAAATTACCAAAGATACGTGCTACAACCTCAATAGAATACACATCATCAAGATATATACTTCCCCAGATTCGCTGCACATCAGTGCACCGCCCAAATTGAAAATTCCTATCTAATCCTTAGGACTCTCACATCATTTATTAGCATTTCACATCATCATAGAGGCTATAAGCCTAAAGTCATAGAGGCAGCCAATTGTTTTAGTGGCTataaatccacaacacatatggaCAAACTATTGTCCAATGTCATGGATAACCATGGTGTAGATGGACAATTTGATTATCCATTCAAACCTCAATAGATTGGTAAATATATACATCAATTAATAATGAGTTGAGGAGGTATATTGTAAATAggtaagtaattttttttttatgataaagATAGATTAAGATTATTTAGTTATGTGTGGTTTGGATGGTGTTGGATTATAAATTATCATTTTGTGACTAAATTAATATTTTGGTATTAGATCTAGTTTTATGATGTTTTGATAGATAGTTGATTCATATCATTAATTTTTTAACTTTAATGACATCAATTATGGATTTCCAAATTAAATCTCCTCTCACTACTACTAAGGGTTGGCATGAGTTTTCCACAGTCCATTTCATATGTGTGTAGGCTTCTAGTTTGGAACTATGCATATTTTTTTATCTATACAGTTGCAAACCAGAAGCTTGCACACGTACTTATAAAGGTTTAGACCCCTACAATACTATGTAGTTTGGATATAAGAAGGAAATAATAAATAACAAAGaaccaacaaaaaaataaattatacatgACACAAAGTTTTCTTTACATAAAACATAAGATGAGTGAAAAAAAATCTAGGAAGGGTATACCTTCAACATCCCATAACTAATATGTgtcaataaaatgagaaaaatATCATCACAATGATTGTTTGGACTATTACAATATAATATTAACTCTCCCTTGCCTCCTTTTTATTATTGCAAATATAAAAGCTCTACAACATCTTGTTCCCCTATTTGAATCCACTATGAGAGTCATTTTTGAAGCAAATTGAACCTCTCGAATTCGTCAATTTTCCCTTGTTATGAACCTTCTCTAACGATTCAACTCTAAGAAAGATATCAACAAGGAATTCTAATAGTTTATTGAGTTTTCATAATGCATCTTTAGCCACAAGcttataaaaaataatgaaaataattgGCAACAATATCAACCCACTTATATGGTGTTTTTTTCACCCTTATGTTGTCCATGTAAGTAAGAAGAGCAACAAACACAACCTTTTCTAAAGATCGACAACTAGTCAACAAATAAAATGTAGGCTTTTTATCCCATAATCATGCACTTCAGTAGTAAAAATAAGTCCTCAATGATACTAGAGATACTTCAACATCATAAATGATCTTTAACAACACTTTAGTAGTATGTTAAATCTTTAACAACAACTAAATCACTTTTGTAAATAGGTCCATCTACAATATGACTTGAACAACAATGAAGACACTTTAGCAACAATCAAAGACACTTTGGTAGCATACTTCAATAGAAAAATACTAATATCAAAGTTCTCCTATAACAAATAATGAGCATACTTCAGTAGAAAACATTGTGGTAATGTTTTAGGCCGTTTCCAATAACTCGTATATAGAATTTTCCTTCAATCATGAACTCACCATATTTATTCTAAGAAACTAACATTTTGTTGAAAGTAGGTTGCAACTACTCTAACATGTGTCCATAGTTAAAAGCACCTTAATTTAGACCACTCAAATTACTTGTGGATCAATAATTAACTTGACTTTGCTTTGATCTAGGCCAATTATGCAACACAAAATAGACCTTTGTGGGTGAAATCAATATGCACTACATTAAATTGACTAATAGTTTAGATATAACATATAAGCTGCATCATTTTCTTTCTCATAAATAAATTTGTAATAATTAGATCGAAAAggttaataaaaatatttaagaaGCAAACTAAGTAAGTGTCATGTTTGAAAGGCACCCGATATAGTTGGGGGGTATTTGAATCAATATATGCAATTTTCACTCATTCTTCAACATTATTTACCTGAAATAACTTCTTCAAATAATTATTAGATTACCTATAGATTATGTATATCAATGACACAATGCATAAAGCATGTAAATAAACAAACATTCAGACAAAGGACACCAAATATATTGGGAAACCCAGAAtgaggaaaaccatggtgagaatagctGTGTGTATCTACTATTTAAATCCATCCTCACAAATAATGAATCATTTACATGAaattgtaggcaccaacctactggagacaccaatccccttgaAGCacagtgagcaccaacccactagagacactAATCTCAAATGCCTAGGTCTGAGAAGCTTCTTAGGAGATCAGACCTCGATTTCAACAATATGAAAAACGTAAAGTTAACACCTTCATAATATAACTTGCCTCTAATAAAATAAACTACTTAGAGCTCTTCTCTATTACTTATGATATTGTCATAACTTGTGGCACACATGAATTAGGAAAATTCTCCATTTGATACATTCTCAAAATTGCATGATATGAACTTGTAATCTTAGAAGTGCATCATCTCATCAAGAACACATACAAATAATGGATCTAGGAAACTAATATATATATTCCCCATCCATAATTACAAGCATAATTTAGCCACATACAAAATTGAACAATTTACAAGTCGGCCTCGTAATTTACTTCACCAAACATGTAGTGGGTTAGGTCCTAATTGGCCCATACACACATCAATACAAAATAATATGCCACACATTTCACAAGAATTCTCAATCAAGTCCAAAATTTTATCCTCACATAATAATCATAAGACTTACATGCTACATTCCTTTTGTAGCTTAGCATATCGAACGTGTAATAGGTCTAGCCCAAAAACTTACATGTAGCTCCACACAAAGAAACTTGTCATGTGGATCCAACTGAGGATCAAAATGATCATAGGGAGTATCCACCCTTAATTTTATGTATCCCATACTCAAATCAACTATCACAACATTCCAAGACATGGATTAGGTCTTTCAGCACCATAGTTACAAACTAGTGAACCAAACACTATCTTTTGCTACACAAGAGATCTGAAAACACAAGATATCTATAGATATAACATGTGTAGGCATACTCTCCTTCCAAAGCACAACTCATAATTCTTCATCAATGACAAATATGATTCTCTACAAGTTACTAGGGCAAGCATAGTCTAGTTAACTACAACCAACTTTTTAGAATAGATTTCAATGAACAAGACATAATTCCCCATGATAATACAAACATTGGTTGATCAATTTTGTAGTCATATCAAACAATGGAAGAACATAAGTTAGTCACAACTCAAAATgcactaacatgaaaataacaataaCATAATTCTCTAACTATCTTGATACATCATAATTAGGTAGTAGAGATGCAAAAATAGCCTTCTTCATCAATGACAACTTTGTCCAACAATTTGACATCAAGGCCAACTTCTTGTCAACAATCTTCCCCTTCATCATTGATGGCAAACGAAAAAATTCTGCTAGCACATCAACTCATATATTAGAGAAATCTAATATGTTAAGACTGAGTGACTCCCTCTATTCTAATTGTTGTAACTTATCTCCACTCTATTTAGAATTTTGAGTctgtttctccccctttgacatcaatgacaaagttgaACATCTTTTCACTCTATTTGACATTTAGATTTTGAATCCATCTCTCCCCTTTGTTAAGCATGTATTCAATTCTTCATTACTCAAATTTTTGAAAGACTCCCCTTGAGTTCGTGCACTAATGATTATGATGAATTATCCTTTTGCATCAGTTTTTGAGGCCACTAGCCTTCTTGTGGGAGGGAGTCAATACCCCCTTACTTTGTACTTCCTCTTGATTCAAGAGGAAGGACCAACAACCCTCATCTTCttctagagatactcaaaagtatcattGGGAAAAggtttgtgaagatatctgctatttgttccctAGTCTCTACAAATTCCAAATTCACCTCCTTATCTACCACCTTTTGTCTTGGAAAATGACACTTGATTGCAATATGTTTTTTACTTGAATACATTAccaaattcattgaaatattgatAATATTGGTATTTATCACACATAATTGAAACAAGTTCATCAAATTTTATGCTCATTTCCTTCAtattttgcttcatccataaaaccaaAGTGCAAAAAAAGACTGCTGCAATGTATTCTTCTTCCATAGTTGACAGGGAAATTAAACATTTCTTCTTACTGAACCATGAAACTAGGCTTtcaccaagaaagaaatctcctcAAATTGTAATCTTCCAATCATCAATACATCTTGCCAAATTTGTTTTAGTTTATGAAGTCAAACTGAAAACGCCATTAGAATTGCCTGCATGATATCCTATCTAGATGTAGTAATATTTAACAAACtcccaatcattgatttgtataaaATCTAAATTACCAGAGATGAATCATCATCTTTGTTTAGGTTACATCTAGcaactataggagttgagaaaatacaacaccacaagagcctcaagatcttctgcaagccgaataacctgttacaaggagaagcaatgaagcaaaatctgaagaacatacaaaacacagagaatatgctcaaaaaagagagatctcaatattcacaaaaatatgtaatgtgattcttacaatgaaaagaaagaactcaacctttaataggtcaagaaaccctaaaaagggaaaacctaggtttgcacataataattaattaaaataattaattatatgcacctaaagttagcttaagtgtaaaagagataaagggaacttaaataattaaacaaataatgtttaattaatcaaataaatacccgaatactctaacag from Cryptomeria japonica chromosome 3, Sugi_1.0, whole genome shotgun sequence harbors:
- the LOC131066808 gene encoding protein CURLY FLAG LEAF 1, with product MFCIIEKLHDFLIYVLSDILLSTKVFHSGLWNMDVEREKKLNGWNEALQPVPRTLSYVGNSTTLQLLERSTENSPYSSSSCGSELIELDLLELGQGQCHPFGWEKCLDLKTGAVYYLNSEGTEERSEFIFNGGGGKLDLELNLSTSKVVKTIKKNKDSVRTNDSIAEEAESVMRLVGCQRCLMYFMVCGQDAKCPKCNGCFLLDFLQRDSISE